In Planctomycetia bacterium, one DNA window encodes the following:
- a CDS encoding FxsA family protein, with translation MLGWLLILFIGLPLADLILLLRIGGVLGFWLTVGVVILTGLVGATLARWQGLRTLARIQGELASGRMPGDELADGALILLAAALLVTPGFLTDLLGVFLLIPLTRRLFRGALRRYFTRRMVVGQVTIHTVRAGDEEVVSQTWVSSSGRREMDSTAAPRVVSSRVIDDAKN, from the coding sequence TTGCTGGGTTGGTTATTAATTCTGTTCATCGGGTTGCCGCTGGCGGACCTGATATTGCTGCTCCGGATAGGTGGCGTGCTTGGTTTCTGGTTGACCGTAGGGGTGGTGATCCTCACGGGGCTTGTGGGGGCGACCTTGGCCCGTTGGCAGGGGTTGCGAACGCTGGCGCGGATTCAGGGTGAACTGGCAAGTGGCCGGATGCCGGGTGACGAGTTGGCCGATGGGGCGCTGATCTTGTTGGCGGCGGCGTTGCTGGTGACCCCGGGATTTTTGACAGACCTGCTCGGTGTTTTTCTGCTGATACCCCTGACGCGTCGGCTGTTTCGCGGCGCGTTGCGGCGGTATTTCACTCGGCGCATGGTCGTTGGTCAAGTTACGATTCACACGGTTCGCGCAGGCGACGAGGAAGTGGTTTCACAGACCTGGGTAAGCAGTTCGGGCCGTCGGGAGATGGATTCGACGGCTGCGCCGCGCGTGGTATCCAGTCGCGTGATCGACGACGCGAAGAATTGA
- the bamA gene encoding outer membrane protein assembly factor BamA, with translation MTRQTRMFSQIPPRRAVAVLTLGLFALVSMMGLLQIGPQPSPETIRAEGRIIDRVEFQGLRTVDEAYLQTVIRIQPGTPWRREEITAAVARLAETGKFEGSPYAEAREEDGKLVCVFVVQERPFVTEVTILGNEKFKTDELMKDIDLSVGSPISEFLLNQARQAIERKYREAGYYHVAVEVDEAALRDEQRVIIRIAEGPRVKVRKILFEGNASFTPRRLREQIETTTYIWLLRTGAFDDETAQRDAAALKKFYVDRGYLNAQVGYRIDLAPNQSDLTVIFQIDEGQQHLIKSIEYVGNHVYDNDRVASIMSRTNVGRPIDADVLKEDREKLVAAYGQEGYIYAEVTTTHVFDEEDGYVNLTIDVKEREQYRFGRIEIRGNRNTKDKVIRRELRFFPEEFYNTTATKEAENRLVESRLFSEATITPQGELPGVRDALVEVAEAQTTTVLFGVGVTSNNGLVGSVTIENRNFDLFDWPRTAGQLFRGRAFKGAGQTLRLQLEPGTEVSRGRIDFREPYLLDQEIGLGLGAYVFERGREEFDEERLGFYTSLDRRFREGILKGWAAETAFRFEYIDISSIDWLAADEIKDDAGDSWLTSIKPSLVRDTTDSAWLPSRGYRFKTSYEQAGAMGGDYSFGKLMVEHDHYFTLHKDTFDRKHILHLGATGGQIFGDAPVFERFYGGGIGSIRGFEFRGISPRAGLRDDRIGGDFMFVTTAEYSFPIMGKVLRGVAFTDMGTVEDDFGISDWRASVGIGARLYIKYFGPIPLAFDLAFPVSKNSDDDTQVFSFSFGTTF, from the coding sequence ATGACGCGCCAGACACGGATGTTCAGCCAAATCCCTCCTCGCCGGGCCGTCGCTGTTTTGACGCTCGGGTTGTTCGCCCTTGTTTCCATGATGGGCCTCCTGCAAATCGGACCGCAACCATCGCCGGAGACGATCCGCGCCGAGGGTCGCATCATCGATCGCGTCGAGTTTCAGGGACTTCGTACCGTCGACGAAGCCTACCTGCAAACCGTCATTCGCATTCAACCGGGCACGCCGTGGCGGCGCGAGGAAATCACCGCGGCCGTCGCGCGCCTCGCCGAGACTGGCAAGTTTGAAGGCAGCCCATACGCCGAGGCGCGCGAGGAAGACGGAAAGCTTGTCTGCGTGTTCGTCGTGCAGGAACGACCTTTCGTGACGGAAGTCACGATTCTGGGCAACGAAAAATTCAAGACCGACGAATTGATGAAGGACATCGATCTGTCCGTCGGCTCGCCGATCAGCGAGTTTCTGTTGAATCAGGCCAGGCAGGCCATCGAGCGCAAGTACCGCGAGGCGGGGTATTACCACGTGGCCGTCGAGGTGGATGAGGCGGCCTTGCGCGACGAACAGCGCGTGATCATTCGCATCGCCGAGGGGCCGCGCGTCAAAGTGCGGAAGATACTTTTCGAGGGCAACGCCAGCTTCACTCCACGCCGCCTTCGCGAGCAGATTGAAACCACGACGTACATCTGGCTGCTGCGCACCGGCGCGTTTGACGATGAGACGGCCCAGCGCGACGCCGCCGCACTGAAAAAGTTCTACGTCGACCGCGGATACTTGAACGCCCAGGTCGGGTATCGCATCGATCTGGCGCCGAATCAGAGTGATCTGACCGTCATCTTTCAAATCGATGAAGGACAGCAGCACCTGATCAAGTCGATCGAATACGTCGGCAACCATGTGTACGACAACGATCGCGTCGCCTCTATCATGTCACGCACGAACGTCGGCAGGCCGATCGACGCCGACGTTCTGAAGGAAGATCGAGAGAAACTCGTCGCCGCCTACGGGCAGGAAGGCTACATCTACGCCGAGGTGACGACGACGCACGTCTTCGATGAGGAGGACGGCTACGTCAACCTCACGATCGACGTGAAAGAGCGCGAGCAATACCGTTTCGGCCGAATCGAGATCCGCGGCAACCGCAACACGAAGGACAAAGTCATCCGCCGCGAGCTGCGATTCTTCCCCGAAGAGTTCTACAACACGACCGCCACGAAGGAGGCGGAAAATCGCCTCGTCGAATCGCGTCTCTTCAGCGAGGCGACGATCACGCCGCAGGGCGAGTTGCCCGGCGTGCGCGACGCACTCGTTGAAGTCGCCGAGGCCCAGACGACGACCGTGCTCTTCGGCGTCGGCGTCACCAGCAACAACGGCTTGGTCGGCTCGGTCACGATTGAGAACCGCAACTTCGACCTCTTCGACTGGCCGCGCACCGCGGGGCAGCTCTTCCGCGGACGGGCGTTCAAAGGCGCCGGGCAGACGCTTCGCCTGCAACTTGAGCCGGGCACCGAAGTCAGCCGCGGACGCATCGATTTCCGCGAACCCTATCTGCTCGACCAGGAAATCGGCCTGGGACTGGGCGCCTACGTCTTCGAGCGCGGCCGCGAGGAGTTCGACGAGGAACGTCTGGGGTTCTACACCAGCCTGGATCGTCGCTTCCGCGAGGGCATCCTGAAAGGCTGGGCGGCCGAGACTGCGTTCCGGTTCGAGTACATTGACATCAGCAGCATCGACTGGCTGGCGGCCGACGAGATCAAGGACGACGCCGGTGACAGTTGGCTGACCTCGATCAAGCCGAGCCTCGTGCGCGACACGACCGATAGTGCCTGGCTGCCGTCACGCGGCTATCGCTTCAAGACATCCTACGAACAGGCGGGCGCGATGGGCGGCGACTACAGCTTCGGCAAGCTCATGGTCGAACACGACCACTACTTCACGCTGCACAAGGACACGTTTGACCGCAAGCACATTCTGCATCTCGGCGCGACCGGCGGGCAGATCTTCGGCGATGCGCCGGTCTTCGAGCGGTTCTACGGCGGCGGCATCGGCTCGATCCGCGGCTTTGAGTTCCGAGGCATCAGCCCGCGCGCAGGTCTGCGAGATGACCGCATCGGTGGTGATTTCATGTTTGTCACGACGGCCGAATATTCGTTCCCCATCATGGGCAAGGTACTGCGCGGCGTGGCCTTTACCGACATGGGCACGGTCGAGGACGATTTCGGCATCTCGGATTGGCGGGCCAGCGTGGGCATCGGCGCCCGGCTGTACATCAAGTACTTCGGGCCGATCCCGCTGGCGTTCGATCTCGCCTTCCCCGTCTCCAAGAACAGCGACGACGACACGCAGGTCTTCAGCTTCTCGTTCGGCACGACGTTCTAG